CGATTAATGTTATAATTGTGCCTTATATTTTTTGGCTGCTGCATAAAAAGCGTCCCGATGTTTTTGCATTTCTGGCTTCAGTTATTTGCGTACTAGGAGTTGCTGTAATTAGTTTTGACAGGAAGATGAATCTTGCAAACCTTAATTTTGGTGATATTTTGACAATTATAAGTGCGGTGTTTTTTGCGGGGCAGATTGCTACAAATGGATATTTTAGTAAAAAGGTTGAGCCGTTAAAATTGGTCGTTATACAGATGTTTGTGGCGGGAATATTATTTGTAGCAAACTTTTTTATTTTTTCAGATGTGGGTAAAGTTGAAAAGCCTGCTGGAATGATGCTAGTTTCGATAATTTATTTGACAATTTTTTCAACGGCGATACCGACAGTGCTGCAGACATTTTGCCAAAAATATACGACTTCTACGAGGGCTTCAATTTTAATGTCGACAGAATCGTTATTTGCTCCACTTTTTGCATTTTTTATATTAAGTGAGAGATTGTCGCTTAGAGTGGCAGTTGGGGCTGGATTGGTACTTTTTGCGGTGCTTGTGTCGGAGACTAAATTAGGATTTAAGAAAATTGAGAAATGAAAAATAAAAAATTAATTGATGTTTTGTATTAAAATTTATCAAATAATATGATAAAATAAAATGTATAATAATGAGTTTAAT
The DNA window shown above is from Leptotrichia wadei and carries:
- a CDS encoding DMT family transporter; this encodes MKQYLADFGLLFVGIFWGLGFVFVKIGLNTGIDPFYLSAIRFLVGGLILYGIFFRKIGKFTKHDIFAGLIVGIFQFFGYAFQTYGAMLTTASKNAFFTSINVIIVPYIFWLLHKKRPDVFAFLASVICVLGVAVISFDRKMNLANLNFGDILTIISAVFFAGQIATNGYFSKKVEPLKLVVIQMFVAGILFVANFFIFSDVGKVEKPAGMMLVSIIYLTIFSTAIPTVLQTFCQKYTTSTRASILMSTESLFAPLFAFFILSERLSLRVAVGAGLVLFAVLVSETKLGFKKIEK